In Phacochoerus africanus isolate WHEZ1 chromosome 1, ROS_Pafr_v1, whole genome shotgun sequence, the following are encoded in one genomic region:
- the BNIP1 gene encoding vesicle transport protein SEC20 isoform X2 yields the protein MAAPQDVHVRICNQEIVKFDLEVKALIQDIRDCSGPLSALTELNTKVKEKFQQLRHRIQELEQSAKEQDKESEKQILLQEVENHKKQMLSNQTSWRKANLACKIAIDNLEKAELLQGGDLLRQRKTAKESLAQTSSTITESLMGISRMMSQQVQQSEEAMQTLGHTGRNTGVTCLRLQPVSQD from the exons ATGGCGGCTCCCCAGGATGTCCACGTACGGATCTGTAACCAAGAGATTGTTAAATTCGACCTGGAAGTGAAGGCGCTTATTCAG GATATTCGAGATTGTTCAGGACCCTTAAGTGCACTTACGGAACTGAATactaaagtgaaagaaaaatttcaacagTTGCGGCACAGAATACAG GAGCTTGAGCAGTCGGCTAAAGAGCAAGACAAAGAGTCAGAGAAGCAAATTCTGCTCCAGGAAGTGGAGAATCATAAAAAGCAGATGCTCAG CAATCAGACCTCATGGAGGAAAGCTAATCTCGCTTGCAAAATTGCTATCGACAACTTAGAGAAAGCAGAACTTCTCCAGGGAGGCGACCTCTTAAGGCAAAg GAAAACTGCCAAAGAGAGCCTGGCCCAGACATCCAGCACCATCACGGAGAGCCTCATGGGGATCAGCAGGATGATGTCCCAGCAGGTCCAGCAGAGCGAGGAGGCCATGCAGACGCTAG GTCACACGGGCCGGAACACAGGTGTCACATGTTTAAGACTACAGCCAGTGTCCCAGGACTGA
- the BNIP1 gene encoding vesicle transport protein SEC20 isoform X1, translated as MAAPQDVHVRICNQEIVKFDLEVKALIQDIRDCSGPLSALTELNTKVKEKFQQLRHRIQELEQSAKEQDKESEKQILLQEVENHKKQMLSNQTSWRKANLACKIAIDNLEKAELLQGGDLLRQRKTAKESLAQTSSTITESLMGISRMMSQQVQQSEEAMQTLVNSSRTILDANEEFKSMSGTIQLGRKLITKYNRRELTDKLLIFLALALFLATVLYIVKKRLFPFL; from the exons ATGGCGGCTCCCCAGGATGTCCACGTACGGATCTGTAACCAAGAGATTGTTAAATTCGACCTGGAAGTGAAGGCGCTTATTCAG GATATTCGAGATTGTTCAGGACCCTTAAGTGCACTTACGGAACTGAATactaaagtgaaagaaaaatttcaacagTTGCGGCACAGAATACAG GAGCTTGAGCAGTCGGCTAAAGAGCAAGACAAAGAGTCAGAGAAGCAAATTCTGCTCCAGGAAGTGGAGAATCATAAAAAGCAGATGCTCAG CAATCAGACCTCATGGAGGAAAGCTAATCTCGCTTGCAAAATTGCTATCGACAACTTAGAGAAAGCAGAACTTCTCCAGGGAGGCGACCTCTTAAGGCAAAg GAAAACTGCCAAAGAGAGCCTGGCCCAGACATCCAGCACCATCACGGAGAGCCTCATGGGGATCAGCAGGATGATGTCCCAGCAGGTCCAGCAGAGCGAGGAGGCCATGCAGACGCTAG TCAATTCTTCCCGGACTATCCTGGATGCAAATGAAGAATTTAAGTCCATGTCGGGGACCATCCAGTTAGGACGGAAGCTCATCACAAAATATAATCGCCGAGAGCTGACGGACAAGCTTCTCATTTTCCTTGCACTGGCCCTCTTTCTTGCGACAGTCCTCTATATTGTGAAAAAGAGGCTCTTTCCGTTTTTGTGA